A single window of Gavia stellata isolate bGavSte3 chromosome 14, bGavSte3.hap2, whole genome shotgun sequence DNA harbors:
- the EDA2R gene encoding tumor necrosis factor receptor superfamily member 27 produces MDWQESEYLDKHGKYTPCRNCMPGQELSKDCGDDGGGDAQCVACPPRKFKDSWGHHGCKPCLSCTLINRVQKSNCTATTNAVCGECLPGFYRKARISGQLDWECIPCTKQTPSSERQCQYRTNLVKVAVPTVPPQDTALLALTSSALVIIVLVLLALSIIYCKRFWKSQCQRVFLRTQNFSDQRAMFPTAAAPGRFLCEEQMSGPCCLGVKNLSPCYRQAEGPVEAVQFISDGEAVGLQLPSLQPETDLPPAVTVSTASKAQLGRSLLESQPLIRASGRSDCLVGVLPPSDPRQGQPGTVEALAPLSSCASEMQHKWPHAPVECTELDLQKFSTQAEFVGSERPEDAASRAAQRILAESGGVGREGARHLPSAFPNPTAESGEQPVNDAQSLVTQISSTAKGLPIAELPHSLVQSLAFLLDPSLNGVKNFSHVALELGVTPQLLGRISGFEQLVAHFTYSGDAVTIPLLAQALQQLQRFDALLLLCDHFALSQAQGHQR; encoded by the exons ATGGACTGGCAAGAGAGCGAGTACCTGGATAAGCATGGGAAATATACCCCCTGCAGAAACTGCATGCCCGGGCAGGAGCTTTCCAAG GACTGTGGCGACGACGGCGGGGGGGATGCGCAGTGCGTGGCCTGCCCTCCCAGGAAGTTTAAAGACAGCTGGGGGCATCACGGCTGCaagccctgcctctcctgcacCCTCATCAACCGCGTCCAGAAGTCCAACTGCACGGCGACAACCAACGCGGTCTGTGGGGAGTGCCTGCCGGG GTTTTACCGCAAGGCGCGGATCAGCGGACAGCTGGATTGGGAGTGCATCCCTTGCACCAAGCAGACTCCCTCCTCCGAGCGTCAGT GTCAGTACAGAACAAACCTGGTGAAGGTAGCTGTCCCCACCGTACCGCCGCAGGACACGGCCCTTCTTGCACTGACCAGCAGCGCCCTGGTCATCATCGTACTGGTGCTTCTGGCACTCTCCATCATCTACTGCAAGCGGTTTTGGAAGAGCCAGTGCCAGCGAG TCTTCCTGAGGACTCAGAACTTCTCAGACCAGCGAGCAATGTTCCCGACCGCAGCGGCGCCCGGCAGATTCCTGTGTGAGGAGCAGATGTCTGGTCCCTGCTGCCTGGGTGTGAAGAACCTGAGCCCCTGCTACAGGCAGGCAGAAG GCCCTGTGGAAGCGGTGCAGTTCATTTCAGACGGGGAAGCCGTGGGTCTCCAGCTTCCCTCTCTCCAGCCGGAGACGGACTTGCCGCCAGCCGTCACAGTCAGCACTGCCTCCAAAGCCCAGCTGGGCAGGAGTCTCCTGGAAAGCCAGCCCCTCATACGGGCCTCCGGCCGCAGTGACTGCCTGGTTGGGGTCCTGCCGCCCTCCGACCCCAGGCAGGGCCAGCCAGGCACGGTGGAGGCCCTGgcccccctctcctcctgcgCCTCCGAGATGCAGCACAAGTGGCCACACGCCCCAGTGGAGTGCACCGAGCTGGACCTCCAGAAGTTCTCCACCCAGGCAGAGTTTGTGGGCAGCGAGCGGCCAGAGGACGCGGCGAGCCGGGCGGCACAGAGGATCCTGGCAGAGAGTGGTGGCgtggggcgggagggggcccgGCACCTGCCCTCCGCCTTCCCAAATCCCACTGCCGAAAGCGGAGAGCAGCCG GTGAATGATGCTCAGAGCCTTGTGACTCAGatcagcagcacagcaaagg GTCTGCCGATAGCAGAGCTGCCCCATTCCTTGGTGCAGTCACTTGCCTTCTTGTTGGACCCTTCCTTGAATGGTGTGAAGAACTTCAGCCACGTGGCACTGGAGCTGGGGGTCACACCCCAGTTGCTGGGACGGATATCAGGATTTGAGCAGCTCGTCGCTCACTTCACCTACTCGGGAGACGCGGTCACCATCCCGCTCCTGGCccaagctctgcagcagctccagcggTTCGATGCCTTGCTCCTACTCTGCGACCACTTCGCGCTCAGCCAGGCTCAGGGCCACCAGCGCTAG